One genomic region from Leptospira tipperaryensis encodes:
- a CDS encoding Smr/MutS family protein: protein MKKNSVKSGYSGAKTIYIRKLRFEEAQEKLEREIQEAFLAGETLVEIIHGIGEGVLKKLTVDTIRSHDFLKEVDYSLYGISNPGSTLVEVLGPDKDTLKRYLK, encoded by the coding sequence ATGAAAAAAAATTCCGTCAAATCCGGATATTCCGGAGCAAAAACGATCTATATTCGTAAGTTGAGGTTTGAGGAAGCTCAGGAGAAGCTCGAAAGGGAGATCCAAGAGGCCTTTTTGGCCGGAGAAACTCTGGTGGAAATCATTCACGGAATCGGAGAAGGGGTTCTCAAAAAATTAACGGTCGATACGATTCGCTCCCATGATTTTCTGAAAGAAGTCGACTATTCTCTTTATGGAATTTCCAATCCGGGTTCCACTCTGGTCGAAGTATTAGGCCCCGATAAGGACACTCTCAAAAGGTATCTCAAATGA
- the cimA gene encoding (R)-citramalate synthase CimA, with protein sequence MTKTKNKLEILDVTLRDGEQTRGVSFSTSEKLNIAKFLLQKLNVDRVEIASARVSKGEFETVQKIIEWAETEKLTDRIELLGFVDGNKTVDWIRDSGAKVLNLLTKGSLHHLEKQLNKTPKEFFTDISFVIEYARKNGLRINVYLEDWSNGFRNSPDYVLSLVEHLSKENIERIFLPDTLGVLSPAETFRGVDTLVQKYPNLHFEFHGHNDYDLSVANSLEAIRAGAKGLHASINGLGERAGNTPLEALITAIHDKSEATTQVNEPAITEASRLVEVFSGKRISANRPIVGEDVFTQTAGVHADGDKKGNLYANPILPERFGRKRSYALGKLAGKASISENVKQLGMVLSDVVLQKVLERVIELGDQNKLVTPEDLPFIIADVSGRTGDKVITIKSCNIHSGIGIRPHAQIELEYQGKVHKEISEGDGGYDAFMNALTKITNRLGITIPKLIDYEVRIPPGGKTDALVETMITWNKSQDLEEDLTFKTMGVHPDQTIAAVHATEKMLNQILQPWQT encoded by the coding sequence ATGACAAAAACGAAAAACAAACTGGAGATTTTAGACGTAACGTTGAGAGACGGAGAACAGACCAGAGGAGTCAGCTTCTCTACATCCGAAAAACTGAATATTGCAAAATTCTTATTACAAAAATTAAATGTGGATCGAGTCGAAATCGCCTCCGCCAGAGTTTCTAAGGGAGAATTTGAAACGGTTCAAAAAATAATAGAATGGGCCGAGACCGAAAAACTCACCGATCGAATCGAACTCCTCGGATTCGTAGACGGAAACAAAACCGTGGATTGGATCCGGGACAGCGGCGCCAAAGTGTTGAATCTTCTGACTAAGGGTTCTCTGCATCACTTAGAAAAACAGTTAAACAAAACTCCGAAAGAATTTTTCACGGACATTTCCTTTGTCATCGAATACGCAAGAAAGAACGGTCTTAGGATCAACGTCTATCTCGAAGATTGGTCCAACGGTTTTAGAAATAGTCCCGACTATGTATTGTCTTTGGTAGAACATTTAAGTAAGGAAAACATCGAAAGAATTTTTCTTCCCGACACGTTAGGCGTTCTTTCTCCTGCGGAAACCTTTCGAGGTGTGGACACGCTCGTTCAAAAATATCCGAATCTTCATTTTGAATTTCACGGTCACAACGACTACGATCTTTCCGTCGCAAACAGTTTGGAAGCGATTCGCGCGGGCGCAAAAGGATTGCACGCTTCCATAAACGGACTCGGAGAAAGAGCGGGAAATACTCCGTTGGAAGCTTTGATCACGGCGATTCATGATAAGTCGGAAGCGACCACACAGGTCAACGAACCCGCGATTACGGAGGCAAGTCGACTCGTGGAAGTTTTTAGCGGTAAAAGAATCTCCGCAAATAGACCGATCGTCGGAGAAGACGTTTTTACACAAACCGCCGGTGTTCACGCAGACGGGGACAAAAAAGGAAATCTCTACGCAAATCCGATCCTACCCGAACGTTTTGGAAGAAAGAGAAGTTATGCGTTGGGAAAACTCGCAGGGAAAGCCAGCATTTCCGAAAACGTAAAACAGTTGGGCATGGTGTTAAGTGACGTGGTTCTTCAGAAAGTATTGGAAAGGGTGATCGAACTCGGAGATCAGAATAAACTCGTAACCCCCGAAGACCTTCCTTTTATCATAGCGGACGTTTCCGGAAGAACCGGAGATAAAGTAATCACTATCAAATCTTGTAATATACATTCCGGGATAGGGATTCGTCCTCACGCACAGATCGAACTCGAATACCAAGGAAAGGTTCATAAGGAAATTTCCGAAGGCGACGGAGGTTACGACGCTTTTATGAACGCGCTTACTAAAATCACAAATCGACTCGGGATCACCATTCCGAAACTCATCGACTACGAAGTAAGAATTCCTCCCGGAGGAAAAACCGATGCGTTAGTCGAAACGATGATCACCTGGAATAAATCCCAGGATTTAGAAGAAGACTTAACTTTCAAAACGATGGGAGTTCATCCGGATCAAACGATTGCAGCCGTTCACGCGACGGAAAAAATGCTCAATCAGATCCTACAACCATGGCAAACCTGA
- the xerC gene encoding tyrosine recombinase XerC, which produces MGDYPFRLPQFSSASQNLAAEKFITYLRIEKNYSQNTLNAYSIDLKFFFDFCEKEQLDILQIEPVDIRSYFAYLAKNNGLDRRSQSRKLSSLRTFYKVLLRDDLVSSNPAVQISFPRVRRDIPKNFRIGETEEILSFEAERTSEILDIRDRAMIEVLYSSGLRVFELVNAKLSALSKDLTILKVLGKGQKERFVYFGKEAIHSLEKYLEYRTHFFPETEEIFLNQKGKKLTTRGVRYILNERRKKMGWEKTITPHKFRHTFATDLLDAGADIRAVQELLGHSSLSTTQIYLSVSKEKIKEVYRRAHPHARK; this is translated from the coding sequence TTGGGCGATTATCCATTTCGACTTCCGCAATTTTCATCCGCTTCTCAAAACTTAGCGGCGGAAAAATTTATAACGTATCTTAGAATTGAAAAAAATTATTCTCAAAACACGCTCAACGCTTACAGCATCGATCTGAAATTCTTTTTTGATTTTTGTGAAAAGGAACAACTCGATATTCTTCAGATCGAACCCGTGGATATTCGTTCTTACTTTGCCTATCTCGCAAAAAATAACGGGCTGGATCGAAGATCCCAGAGTAGAAAGTTATCTTCGCTTCGTACCTTCTACAAGGTTCTTTTGAGGGACGATCTCGTTTCTTCCAATCCTGCGGTTCAGATCAGTTTTCCAAGAGTTCGAAGAGACATTCCAAAAAACTTTCGAATCGGAGAAACCGAAGAAATCTTGAGCTTCGAAGCGGAACGGACGTCGGAAATTTTGGATATTCGAGATCGAGCGATGATCGAAGTTTTGTATTCTTCCGGACTTCGCGTATTTGAATTGGTAAACGCGAAACTTTCAGCTCTTTCCAAAGATCTAACCATTCTCAAGGTCCTCGGGAAAGGTCAAAAAGAAAGATTCGTATATTTCGGAAAGGAAGCGATTCATTCCCTTGAAAAATATTTAGAATACCGGACTCATTTTTTTCCGGAGACCGAGGAAATTTTTCTAAATCAAAAAGGAAAGAAACTGACGACCCGAGGCGTACGTTATATTTTGAATGAAAGAAGAAAAAAAATGGGATGGGAAAAGACCATCACTCCCCACAAATTCAGACACACGTTTGCGACCGATCTTTTAGACGCGGGAGCGGACATTCGAGCGGTGCAGGAATTACTCGGGCATTCTTCGCTTTCCACGACTCAGATTTATCTGAGTGTGAGTAAGGAAAAAATCAAAGAGGTTTATAGAAGAGCTCATCCCCATGCCAGAAAATAA
- the pth gene encoding aminoacyl-tRNA hydrolase, translated as MANLKLLLVGIGNPGQKYANHRHNIGFVILDSFLNSSSGSYQENSKYSLARTDEDGITLFYLKPLEFMNLSGKAVAEIAKKNGIPPENILVIHDEIDFEFGKLKLKGGGGHAGHNGLRDIVEKLGSNAFFRLRFGVGKPSESSEVPNYVLSNFKPEEREKIPELLKASLQKISDWIRERKNGFQKVSDTK; from the coding sequence ATGGCAAACCTGAAACTGTTACTCGTTGGGATCGGAAATCCCGGTCAAAAATACGCCAACCACAGGCATAACATCGGTTTCGTGATTCTGGATTCTTTTTTGAATTCTTCTTCCGGAAGTTATCAAGAAAACTCCAAATATTCCCTCGCTCGAACCGACGAGGACGGAATCACACTTTTCTACCTCAAACCCCTGGAATTTATGAATCTTTCCGGAAAGGCGGTCGCGGAAATCGCAAAGAAGAATGGAATTCCTCCGGAAAACATCCTAGTGATCCACGACGAAATCGATTTCGAGTTTGGAAAACTGAAACTCAAAGGCGGGGGCGGGCACGCGGGTCACAACGGACTTCGAGATATCGTGGAAAAGCTGGGTTCCAATGCGTTCTTCCGGCTTCGGTTCGGAGTGGGAAAACCCTCGGAAAGTTCGGAGGTTCCCAACTACGTACTTTCCAATTTTAAACCGGAGGAAAGGGAAAAAATTCCCGAACTCCTAAAAGCATCTTTGCAAAAAATCTCCGATTGGATCCGAGAAAGGAAAAACGGATTTCAGAAAGTCTCCGATACTAAGTAG
- a CDS encoding phosphatase domain-containing protein, translated as MSEEPDSKTEAAKLVDKKRIAICGGTLGRENRYYIRGQVVDAGITEEMREDSRWDLLTGLFAGQDKEITPFLDYGLEPVRKPILVAEIWDESETLVHQSPEIKGDDGGFFFHEFTKPLPPGKYSFRILFKRLDSYRQFTKDIAYLNQKGKSEISGSSLIGKGKLRILPENFSGYVTTSDIDQTYLATDIHSNKGKLSTLFETPQQKLPLPGMPSLYREIRLATEDSPLCFISASPHFFRRTLLSTIRSHSVETESLHLKYLEGTIKGIVEKFWDSVTHPTKFITDGILGSMERIRKFAGASFQSLFDQMSYKLTILLRDRLYLPTHSKEILIGDNTESDYLIFLLYQYILSGKMSGKELEDYLYRLNFLGRDAITRDAAKTIAELGEENRKIHGNLNSVALVLINKTQHGPDEEEMHWNVQSALPAGFDPFKEKEIHSYILTEGAPGFAVVLQDNGILDTSAVFRVVAEMAGEWMEGKVIDPSALMEWIQNLTLPGDYQEEKDLIINGLKIALDREEIT; from the coding sequence GTGAGCGAAGAACCAGATTCCAAGACAGAAGCAGCAAAGTTAGTGGATAAAAAAAGGATCGCGATCTGCGGGGGAACCCTGGGGCGTGAGAATCGATATTACATTCGGGGTCAGGTTGTGGACGCGGGAATCACGGAAGAGATGCGGGAGGATTCTCGCTGGGATCTTTTGACCGGTTTGTTTGCGGGACAGGACAAAGAAATCACTCCCTTTTTGGATTACGGTTTGGAGCCGGTTCGAAAACCGATCTTGGTCGCTGAGATTTGGGACGAATCGGAAACCCTAGTACATCAATCCCCCGAAATCAAGGGCGACGACGGCGGATTTTTCTTTCACGAATTTACAAAACCTCTACCACCCGGAAAGTATTCCTTTCGAATTCTTTTTAAAAGATTGGATTCCTACAGACAGTTTACGAAGGACATCGCCTATCTCAATCAAAAGGGTAAAAGCGAGATCTCCGGAAGTTCCCTCATTGGAAAGGGTAAGTTAAGAATTCTTCCCGAAAATTTTTCCGGATACGTTACTACCTCCGATATCGATCAAACCTATCTCGCGACGGACATCCATTCCAACAAAGGAAAACTTTCCACGTTATTCGAAACACCACAGCAAAAATTGCCTCTTCCGGGAATGCCCTCGCTCTATCGTGAAATTCGCCTCGCGACCGAAGATTCTCCGCTCTGTTTTATCTCGGCGAGTCCTCATTTTTTTAGAAGAACGCTCTTGTCCACGATCCGAAGTCATTCTGTCGAAACGGAATCCTTACATCTTAAGTATTTGGAAGGAACGATCAAAGGAATCGTCGAAAAGTTTTGGGATTCTGTCACACATCCTACAAAATTTATCACCGACGGGATTTTAGGATCTATGGAAAGAATTCGGAAGTTCGCAGGAGCTTCGTTTCAGAGTTTGTTTGATCAGATGAGTTATAAGCTCACGATCCTTCTTCGAGATCGTTTGTATCTTCCGACTCACTCGAAAGAAATTTTGATCGGAGACAATACGGAAAGTGATTATCTGATTTTTCTTTTGTATCAGTACATTCTTTCCGGAAAAATGTCCGGAAAAGAATTGGAAGACTATCTGTATCGTTTGAACTTTTTAGGAAGAGACGCGATCACAAGAGACGCCGCGAAGACGATCGCTGAGCTCGGAGAGGAAAATCGTAAGATTCACGGAAATCTAAATTCCGTAGCGCTCGTTTTGATTAATAAAACACAACATGGACCCGATGAAGAAGAAATGCACTGGAACGTTCAAAGCGCGCTTCCGGCCGGATTCGATCCGTTCAAAGAAAAAGAAATTCATTCCTACATTCTTACCGAAGGCGCGCCGGGCTTTGCAGTCGTACTTCAAGACAATGGAATATTAGATACTTCTGCTGTATTTCGAGTGGTCGCCGAAATGGCCGGAGAATGGATGGAAGGTAAAGTCATCGATCCTTCTGCTCTTATGGAATGGATTCAGAATCTTACGCTTCCGGGAGACTATCAGGAAGAAAAGGATCTGATCATCAACGGACTCAAGATCGCACTGGATCGGGAAGAAATCACCTAA
- the hslV gene encoding ATP-dependent protease subunit HslV, with amino-acid sequence MPENKIRSTTILCVRKNGKVAIGGDGQVSMGNTVMKQSAKKVRRLYDGKILSGFAGSAADAFTLFELFEKKVQEFGGSLSRSAVELAREWRMDRMLRRLEALLIVADKDESFLISGTGDVISPDEGVIAIGSGGNYALAAARALYDHTQLSAREIVESSMKIAADICIYTNDHITIEEIL; translated from the coding sequence ATGCCAGAAAATAAAATTCGTTCCACCACCATTCTTTGTGTCCGTAAAAACGGAAAAGTCGCCATCGGAGGAGACGGTCAGGTTTCTATGGGAAACACCGTCATGAAACAATCCGCAAAAAAAGTGAGAAGGCTCTATGACGGAAAAATTCTTTCCGGTTTTGCCGGATCGGCCGCGGACGCATTCACGCTCTTTGAACTTTTTGAAAAGAAAGTGCAGGAATTCGGAGGAAGTCTTTCCAGAAGCGCCGTCGAACTCGCGAGAGAATGGAGAATGGATCGTATGCTTCGAAGACTCGAAGCCCTTTTGATCGTAGCAGACAAGGACGAATCGTTTTTGATTTCGGGAACAGGCGACGTGATTTCACCCGATGAAGGTGTGATCGCGATCGGCTCCGGAGGAAATTACGCGTTAGCCGCCGCTCGTGCGCTCTACGATCATACTCAACTTTCCGCAAGGGAAATCGTAGAATCTTCCATGAAGATCGCCGCCGATATTTGTATTTATACCAATGACCACATCACAATCGAAGAAATTCTCTAA
- the hslU gene encoding ATP-dependent protease ATPase subunit HslU produces MTDSHKDQDHIFPSEEELTPRQIVTKLDEHIIGQKNAKKAVAVALRNRTRRKKLDPEMQEEIYPKNIIMIGPTGVGKTEIARRLSKLCGAPFLKVEATKYTEVGYVGRDVESMIRDLAVISMNLVKQEYRTRVDETAKQKAEEALLDILLPFPGESKSAPAQTLGFSNAPSVPDEEERKTHFLETREFMRKKLRTGKLDEQEVELDLPNPSASQIPMLQVFGAGNLDDLDNQLQNVLGDMLPKKNKKRKLKIPEALKALEEFEAEKLLDPDKVQREALRRVEEMGIIFLDEIDKIAGREGKTGADVSREGVQRDLLPIVEGATVNTKIGPVKTDHILFIAAGAFHMTKPSDLIPELQGRFPIRVELEKLSREDFEKILTAPRSSLTRQYQALLATDSILIEFTTEGIQEIARIAYDMNEKHENIGARRLNTILERLLEELSFEGPDMPEEKRNVKIDGKYVLDRLQGVIQDKDLSQYIL; encoded by the coding sequence ATGACAGATTCTCACAAAGACCAGGATCACATCTTTCCTTCCGAAGAAGAACTCACACCTCGGCAGATCGTAACCAAACTCGATGAACATATCATCGGGCAAAAAAACGCGAAAAAAGCCGTCGCTGTCGCTCTACGAAACCGAACCCGTCGTAAAAAACTCGATCCTGAAATGCAGGAAGAAATCTATCCCAAAAATATCATCATGATAGGACCCACGGGAGTTGGAAAAACTGAAATCGCAAGAAGACTTTCCAAACTCTGCGGAGCTCCTTTTCTCAAAGTGGAAGCGACCAAATACACGGAAGTCGGTTACGTCGGAAGAGACGTGGAATCCATGATTCGAGATCTCGCCGTAATTTCGATGAATCTCGTAAAACAAGAATACAGAACACGAGTGGATGAAACCGCAAAACAAAAAGCGGAAGAAGCCTTACTCGATATTTTACTTCCTTTTCCGGGAGAATCCAAATCCGCTCCCGCGCAAACATTAGGTTTTTCGAATGCTCCTTCCGTCCCGGACGAGGAAGAAAGAAAAACCCATTTTCTCGAAACGCGGGAGTTTATGAGAAAAAAATTAAGAACCGGAAAATTGGACGAACAAGAAGTGGAACTCGATCTGCCGAACCCGAGCGCTTCTCAAATTCCGATGTTACAGGTTTTTGGTGCGGGCAATTTAGACGATTTAGACAATCAACTGCAGAATGTTTTGGGAGACATGCTTCCCAAAAAAAATAAAAAAAGAAAACTTAAAATCCCCGAGGCGCTCAAGGCTTTGGAAGAATTCGAAGCGGAGAAGTTACTCGATCCGGACAAGGTGCAAAGAGAAGCCCTTCGAAGAGTTGAAGAAATGGGAATCATCTTTTTGGACGAGATCGACAAGATCGCGGGAAGAGAAGGAAAAACAGGAGCTGACGTTTCCAGAGAAGGTGTGCAGAGAGATTTACTTCCGATCGTGGAAGGTGCGACCGTCAATACAAAGATCGGCCCCGTAAAAACGGATCATATTCTTTTTATCGCTGCAGGCGCGTTTCACATGACCAAACCTTCGGATCTAATTCCCGAATTACAAGGACGTTTCCCGATCCGCGTGGAACTCGAAAAATTATCGAGAGAGGACTTTGAAAAAATTCTTACGGCGCCTCGTTCGTCTCTGACAAGACAGTATCAAGCGCTCCTTGCAACGGATTCTATTCTTATCGAATTTACGACCGAGGGGATTCAAGAGATCGCGAGAATCGCCTACGACATGAATGAGAAACACGAAAACATAGGAGCTCGAAGATTGAATACGATCTTAGAACGTCTCCTCGAAGAATTGAGTTTCGAAGGTCCGGACATGCCCGAAGAGAAACGAAACGTAAAAATCGACGGAAAGTATGTTCTGGATCGACTCCAGGGTGTGATTCAGGATAAGGATCTCAGCCAGTATATCCTCTAA